A section of the Salmo salar chromosome ssa05, Ssal_v3.1, whole genome shotgun sequence genome encodes:
- the LOC106605441 gene encoding DC-STAMP domain-containing protein 2, with product MERLRGVLKRVPRFPRRCPRSKTKPFRDPRLSGLVHSLGGFLFGLFLAPVYGMTALFVQNQGLWYCVYTTIAIAFLLAFGTGLSIRVRANVVLMMPMLCSMKGKNFLLFFIFSMLVQGPMTNTLENFDRAADSVVCGAELAMNQTQQLVP from the exons ATGGAGCGTTTGAGGGGGGTCCTCAAGCG GGTTCCCAGATTCCCAAGGCGTTGCCCACGAAGCAAGACCAAACCTTTCCGTGATCCTCGTCTCAGTGGGCTCGTGCATAGTTTGGGTGGGTTTTTGTTTGGCCTATTCCTCGCCCCTGTGTACGGAATGACTGCACTGTTCGTACAGAACCAAGGACTGTGGTATTGCGTGTATACCACGATCGCCATAGCTTTCCTCTTAGCATTTGGCACAGGCCTCTCCATCCGCGTGCGAGCGAATGTTGTGCTCATGATGCCAATGCTGTGTTCAA TGAAGGGCAAGAACTTCCTCCTGTTCTTCATCTTCTCCATGTTGGTCCAGGGCCCCATGACCAACACCCTGGAAAACTTTGACCGTGCAGCGGACAGCGTGGTGTGTGGGGCCGAACTTGCCATGAACCAGACCCAGCAG CTCGTTCCCTGA